Genomic segment of Gossypium raimondii isolate GPD5lz unplaced genomic scaffold, ASM2569854v1 Contig00124, whole genome shotgun sequence:
CAAATGTCACGTCATTTTGAAAGTAAAAGCTTTATTGCTGATATTCGAGAAGTTTCAGACAGATGTGGATTAGTTTCTTTACAGAAACAACTTCTTTCTGAGATTTTTCATGATGAAtgcttcaaatttttcaatgttCATGAAGGGAACGATATAATTAGTCATATGTTGTCTCGCAAAAAGGTTCTTGTTGTTCTTGATGATGTTGATAACATACAACACTTAAAATGCTTGGTTGGAAGGCACGATTGGTTCGGATTAGGGAGTAGAATCATTGTAACAACAAGAGAAGAACATTTGCTTCGATCTTGGCCAGTTAATGATATGTATGAGCCCACAACATTGAATCCCAAAGATGCGCTTCAGCTTTTCAGTCTGAAAGCTTTTCATAGTGATACAGTGCCGAAAGATGATTTCATTGAGCTTTCTTACCATGTTGTAAAATATGCTGGTGGGCTGCCGTTAGCTCTTGAAATTTTGGGTTGCTTTTTATGCGGTAGAGATGCTACTCAATGGAGAAGTGCAATTGAAAGACTTAAAAGAGATTCTAACAAAGAAATTcttgataaacttgaatcagtTTTGATGGATTGGAAGAAAGGAGAAGAATATATTTCTAGATATAGCATGCTTCTTCAATGGGAGGAGAAAGATTGTGTAAAGAAAGTATTGGATGGTTGTGAGTTTTTCCAGATATTGGCATTGATGTTCTCATTAAAAATCTCTCATAAAAGTCGATGAACACAAATATTTGTGGATGCATAACTTGTTGCAAGAAATGGGAAGAAAATTGTTAGAGAAAATGTGTTGATAAACCGGAAAGCGTTGCATTATGGGAGGAAAGAGACGTCTATCATGTCCTAACAAAAACACTGTAAGTCATTTAACAAAAGTTACATActatttctattttgttatataatatcaaatcaatatatGATATAAACCCAAAGCTtagtctaattggttgatacAACTATTCTTAAAAAGTGATCTTTAGTAATTTTGagattacaaatattaaaaaggatttgtagaaataaatatttaatttcattgcaTTACCCTCTTTAGAGCATAATATTTGtagaaattgttttatttaaatttaaaatgctttatttattataattagaatataataatgctaaaaaaagtaagttttaaaagttttatcctACATTATAcaccatttaatttaatttattttctattttgatttttcttagggtacaaaaataattgaaggtATAATCATCGATAATAAAAGGTAAgaaaacataaacttatatttacgtgtaatatgataaaaaatatagcAAAACCTTTGACACCCAatatttcaatgtttaattaaaaatttatctacTAGCGTATTACTCTTCCAAAAGATTCAATAGAGAAATGTATgtctttttgaaatattaatagtATATCAATGAAATAGACTATAACATAACTTTTAGATATTGAATGTTTTAGTATATTTTGAAGCTCATTTTTGCTTTGCTCACTTATATTAGGGAATCGGGCAAGATGCTCAACTTGAGTGTCGATGCCttctcaaaaatgaaaaaattgagaTTGCTCAAAGTGCTTTGCCTATTAAATTGTGATGATctcaaatttctttctaatgAGCTACGGCTTTTAGATTGGAAAGGATGCCCTTTAAGATCGTTACCTTCAAGCTTTCAACCGGACAACCTTGTTGCACTTCTTTTATCATATAGTCGCATTCAACAACTATGGAAGGGAAACAGAGTAAGAATTAACTCATGTCATCCTTgaattttagcttattttaatataaatgattaaactttgattaagataaaaaaaacaaaaataagcattattatgttttctcatttgtttctaaTTTATTGTGATCTTCAACAGCCCTTGTGTAAGCTGAAAATGATGAACCTTGAAGGGTCCCAAAACCTGATCAAGACACCAGATTTCACAACGGCATCAAATCTTGAAGTTCTAATATTGAAAGGTTGTACCAAATTAGTGGATATTCATCCATCAATCGCAGTACTTAAGAGCCTTCAAGTTTTGAATTTAAGAGATTGCAAAAGTCTTAGGAGTCTTCCGATCAAAATTGGAATGGAATCCCTTGAAACATTAATTCTTTCGGGTTGCTCAAGTCTTGTAAGGTTTCCGGAGATTGATGGGAAAATGGAACGTCTAAAAACTCTAGATCTTTCCGGTTGTTATAGAGTTGAAAATTTATTAGAGAATTTGCAGCAAGCAAAGTTTTTGGAAGAGCTCGACTTGAGTGAAACAGCCATAACAAAACCACCATCCTTCATTTgtcaatttaaaaatcttaaagttTTGTCTTTCAATGGATTCAAAAGAGGAAGGATGAATTCCATGGCTCCGATGTTACCTTCATTGTCCGGTTTGAGTTCATTAAGAGAGTTGAATCTAAGGGACTGCAATCTTGGTGAAGGAGATATTCCTAGTGATATTTCTGGTCTATCCTCTTTGGAAGAACTTGATCTTAGTGGTAACAATTTCACCAGCATACCTGCATCTCTTACTCGACTCTCCAAGCTTGAAGAACTTAAATTGTCAAATTGCAACATGTGCGCTCTTGGTGAAGCAGATATTCATGGTCTATCCTCTTTGAGACATCTTTATCTTAGGGGTAACAATTTCATCACCATTCCTTTGGCTCTTACTCAACTTTCCAGGCTTCAATTGCTTGCATTATCAAATTGCATGAAGCTTAAATCGTTGCCTGAGCTTCTAACAAGCATAAAAAATGTGTGGATAGATGGTTGTTCTTCACTTGAAGTAGTTGCAAGTCCATCAAAAGTATGCAATTTAGTGGATTCGGCTGCCGTTAAAGCCTTTAACTGCTTCAAATTGGCTGAGAATATCAATGCATTAACACTGCTGAAAAAACATCTTAAGGTCGATTAATCTCTTTATTCTCCCTTACAAAATCTCATACTTGagaatttatggttttagtTACCAAACgacttgtgttttattttgcagGCATTtgcaaattcaataaaaagGTTTGACATTATTATGCCCGGAAGTGAAATCCCAGAATGGTTTAGCCAACAAAAAAGTGACTCTTTAATTAAGATACCCCTTCGGAAAGATAGTCAATGGATTGGAGTTGCTTCTTGCTGCATTTTTGTCAATAATGATGCTTCAAGGGATGCGGGCTTTATCGACTGTCGAGCGTTAATGTATGGTAGAAATCATCGACGGATTGAGGGTGGAGGCTATTTGGTGGGTAAACGACTTAACGAGCCCATAATGAAAGATCACCTTTTTCTTCATTATTGGTCGCGTGATAAATTATATCCATTTTCCTTGGAGGATAAATATGGTGACTGTGAAACCAATAATTTACGGGCAACAGGCTTAGATCATAAATGTGATGGGCTTTGTGTGTTTTTCAATGGTCATAGCCTTAAGGTGAAGAAGTGTGGTGTTAGAATAGTGTATGAGAAAGATTTGGAAGAAATAGAAGAGTTGCAGTGCCATATCACT
This window contains:
- the LOC128036962 gene encoding disease resistance protein RUN1-like, which gives rise to MTERLEDLYLKINIGENDVRIIGICGMGGIGKTTLARLAYNQMSRHFESKSFIADIREVSDRCGLVSLQKQLLSEIFHDECFKFFNVHEGNDIISHMLSRKKVLVVLDDVDNIQHLKCLVGRHDWFGLGSRIIVTTREEHLLRSWPVNDMYEPTTLNPKDALQLFSLKAFHSDTVPKDDFIELSYHVVKYAGGLPLALEILGCFLCGRDATQWRSAIERLKRDSNKEILDKLESVLMDWKKGEEYISRYSMLLQWEEKDCVKKVLDGCEFFQILALMFSLKISHKSR
- the LOC105801375 gene encoding disease resistance protein RUN1-like, whose protein sequence is MLNLSVDAFSKMKKLRLLKVLCLLNCDDLKFLSNELRLLDWKGCPLRSLPSSFQPDNLVALLLSYSRIQQLWKGNRPLCKLKMMNLEGSQNLIKTPDFTTASNLEVLILKGCTKLVDIHPSIAVLKSLQVLNLRDCKSLRSLPIKIGMESLETLILSGCSSLVRFPEIDGKMERLKTLDLSGCYRVENLLENLQQAKFLEELDLSETAITKPPSFICQFKNLKVLSFNGFKRGRMNSMAPMLPSLSGLSSLRELNLRDCNLGEGDIPSDISGLSSLEELDLSGNNFTSIPASLTRLSKLEELKLSNCNMCALGEADIHGLSSLRHLYLRGNNFITIPLALTQLSRLQLLALSNCMKLKSLPELLTSIKNVWIDGCSSLEVVASPSKVCNLVDSAAVKAFNCFKLAENINALTLLKKHLKAFANSIKRFDIIMPGSEIPEWFSQQKSDSLIKIPLRKDSQWIGVASCCIFVNNDASRDAGFIDCRALMYGRNHRRIEGGGYLVGKRLNEPIMKDHLFLHYWSRDKLYPFSLEDKYGDCETNNLRATGLDHKCDGLCVFFNGHSLKVKKCGVRIVYEKDLEEIEELQCHITQSSPDFEHIHQHSAQNDGSPLCKLKMISLGGSQNLIKTRNFTTASNLEVLVLKGCTKLVDIHPSIAVLKSLKVLNLRDCKSLRTLPTKIGMESLEALILWGCSSLVRFSEIDRKMERLKTLDLSGCYRVETLLENLQQAKFLEELDLRETAITELPSFIFQFKNLKVLSFNECKGPSYKLLPNLPSFFKVIQGRRTNPMARMLPLLSGLSSLRVLRVLKLKDCNLCEGDIPPYIFGLSFLE